CCGCTCGTGTTCGGTGAGGATCGTGTCGACCCGGCGGTGGTCGGCGAAGTTGACGATCGCGTGTTTCGTGTCGTGGCTGACGATCTCGCCCACGTCGACCTCGACGTCGAGGTCGACCGCCAGGTCGCCGGTCTGCTCCTCGAAGCGGACCTCGGCGGGCGACTGGGTCTCCGTGGCGGTCTCCAGGGGCGCCTGGTCGGGCACCTCCTCGAACCAGACGACGACGACCCGGCCGTCGTGGGGTCGCACGAGGTCGGCGGCCATGCGCAACAGCGCCGCCTCGCGCTCGCGGGTCACCTCGCTGGTGAGCGCGACCAGCACCTCGTAGGTCTCGCCCTCGATGGCGTCCTCCGTCTCGGTGAGGACGTTCTCGCCGACCTTGCGGCGGACCACGTCGGTCGCGGCGCCCTCGCGCTGGATGCGCGGTCGGGCGTAGACGAAGTACCAGACGATACTCGCGACCGTGATGACGGCCGCGCCGGCTATCGCGATCTGGCCCATCTGCGTGATGAGCACGAGCCCGCCGACGACGCCGAACGCCTGCGTCCAGGGGTACAGCGGCGACTCGAAACTTGGCTCGTACTCCATCTCCCCCTTGCGGAAGGCGACGATGGTGAGGTTGATCAGGATGAAGACGAGGATCTGGAAGGCGCTGGCGAGCTTGGCGATGTCGCGGATCGGCACGAACGCGATCAGCGCGAGCAACACGCCGCCGGTCAGCGTGATCGAGGCCGCGGGCGTCCCGAACCGGTCGCTGACGGCGGCCAGCGACTCCGGGACCAGCCCGTCGCGGGCCATCGCGAAGGGGTAGCGCGACGAGGAGAGGATCCCGGCGTTGGCCGTCGAGATCAGCGCCAGGACGGCGGCGACGACGACCGCGCCGACGCCGAGCGTGCCGACGGTGGCCCGTGCGGCGTCCGCGACGGGGACCGACGAGCCCGCGACCACGCCCGCGTCGGTGACGCCGACCATGATGGCGACGATCAGCACGTACAACAGGGTCGTGAACCCGAGCGACCCCAGGATACCGAGCGGGATGTTCCGGTCGGGGTTCTCGACCTCCTCGGCGATGCTCGCGACCTTCGTCACGCCGGCGTAGGAGACGAACACGAGGCCGGTCGCGGCCAGCAGTCCGCCCGGCCCGCCCGTGAGAAACGGCTCGAAGTTCGTCTGTTGGACGCTCGGCGCGCCCCCGACGACGAACCACGCCAGCGCCGCGAGCATGGCGGTGACGATTATCACCTGCAGGCGCCCGGTCTGTTTCGCCCCGAAGAGATTGACGAGGATGAGCACCGCCGCGAGCGCCAGCGCGACGGGCTTGACCGGCAGGTCGAAGGCGATGAGGAGATAGGGGACGCCGCCGACCAGGGCGAGCCCGCCCTTGAACGCCAGGGAGAACCACGTCCCGACGCCGGCGATCGTTCCGAGGAGCGGCCCCATCCCGCGTTCGATGTAGAGATACGTGCCGCCGGCCTCGGGCATCGCCGTCGCCATCTCCGACTTCGACAGCGCCGCCGGGAGCACGAGCACGCCCGCGAGCAGGTACGCGAGCACGACCGACGGACCGGCGGTCTCCAGCGCCAGCGCCGGGAGGATGAAGATGCCGCTCCCGATCATCGCGCCGATACTGATGGCGAGGACCGTCGGGAGTCCCAGGTCCCGCTCCAGGGACTTCATCTGACCGAGATCCCGCCCGAACGGTCTCGTCGTCGCAGTTCGCCCGCGGGCGACCGACTCGGCGGTCCGTCGGGTCCGCTCGCGGGGCGCCGACACCGGGGCCGGGAAGCGTCACAGATGGGACTGGTGGCGACAATCACTGTGTTCTCGCGTGGGTGGTAGGTGTCCGTCCCGATAAACGTACGGGTCGCCGTCCGCGCGCGAGACGCTCCGGCGAGCCGTCCGCGAGAGCGATGTCCCGGCGGGTCGCGCGTGCGAACTGCTCCCCGGCGGGCACCCCGTTCGCGTTACAGTCCGATCGACCAGACGTGGTCGCACTCCGGACAGGAGAACGTGACTTCGATGCCCGCGTCGGACCCGCGGCCCCTGGCGGTCCGCTCGCCCTCCGCCTCTCCGCAGTTCGGACAGAGCGCCTTCATCGACCGGTGACCGACCGGGGGTGGACAATTCCCGCCGTCATCGGGCGGGAACCGACGGATCTCGAGCCGATAGCGTCGTCGATGACCACGCGAGTAGTCAGTCCGACTGCGCCGTCGCGAGGGAGCGGACGGTCTCGACGCGGTTGGCCCCCGGGTCGTAGTCGAGCACGCCCAGGTCGTCCATCCGCGGCAGGTGGACGTGATGCAGCGAGACGGCGAGCCGTTCGGCCGCCTCCGCGGACGCTTCGTCGCCCTCGCGCGCCGCCACCGCCGTCACGAGCTCGTCGAGTCCGGTCGGTGTGGCGCCGCCCCGTTCGGTGAGGACGGCCAGCACCGTCCGCCGCCGCTCGGCCGCCAGGAGGTCGTAGCGCTTGTCCGCGTCGAGGTCGATAACGGTTCGGCCGTCGTCCGTGGTGTGCGTTGTAGTCTGGGACATTGGTGGTCTCCGTCGGACGTATCAGTACCGACTACCCCGACCCGGGTAAGGGATCGCTAGAAGTGATTAGGCCCATCGCTACGCCGGTACTGTAACTGTACCGCCACGTATGCTGTCCGTGTGGGTCCGTTCGATGGCGCGATACGTACCGGATACTGATCCGTCGCGATCGCTTGGTGACTCCGCCGGCGGAAGGTTGTAGTGGCGGCCGACCCTGGATGGGGGTAATGGAACCGCACGGGCTGACAGAGAGTCTCCGGGAGACGCTCGCGGTGTTCGACGGGGACGGTGAGCCGCGGACGACGAGCGAGGTGGCCGACCGGCTCGACCTCGGGCGCCGGAGCACGTACGACCGGCTGGACCGACTGGTCGACGGGGGGCACCTCCGGACGAAGAAGGTGGGAGCGAGCGCCCGCGTGTGGTGGCGCCCCCCGGACCCGGAGGTCGCCGACGACGCGGACCCCGATTGGCCGGCCGCGGCGGAGTCGCTCGTCGCGGACGTGCTGGGGACGGTCGACGTGGGCGTGCTCGTCATCGACGCCGACGACGAGGTGGCCTGGGTCAACGACGCCGTCGAGCGCTACTTCGGCGTCGACCGCGCGGCCGTGCTGGGCCTGGAGGAGTCCGCCCTGCTCGCCGACCGGCTCGCGCCGGCGGTCGACGACTCGGCGGCGTTCGCCGACCGGGTCCGGTCGACCTACGACGGCGAGGCCGGCGAGGAGCGCTTCGAATGTCGCGTCACGGCCGGCGACGACCGGGCCGACCGGTGGCTCGAACACCGGAGTCGGCCGATCGAGTCGGGCGCCTACGCGGGCGGTCGGGTGGAGCTGTACGTGGACGTGATCGAGCGCAAACGGGCGGAGCTGACCCAGCGCGACCAGCGCGACCAGTTCGAGTCACTGGTCGAGGCCGTCGAGGAGTACGCCATCTTCCGGCTCGACGCCGACGGCTGCGTGCAGACGTGGAACCCCGGAGCGGCGCGCCTGAAGGGGTACGAGGCCGACGACATCGTCGGCGAGCACTTCTCGGCGTTCTACACCGAGGCCGACCGCGAGGCGGGCGTCCCCGAGCGGAACCTCGCGGCGGCGGCCGAGGGGGGCTGGATCGAGGACGAGGGCTGGCGCGTCCGCGCCGACGGGACGCGCTTCTGGGCGAACGTGACGATCACGGCCATCTACGGCGACGACGGCGACCTCGACGGGTTCGCGAAGGTGACCCGCGACATGACCGAGCGCCGCGAGTTCGAGCAGCGCCTCCAGCGCGAGCGGGACCTGCTCGAACGCCTCTTCGACGCCATCCCGGTCGGGGTCGCGGTCCTCGACAGCGAGGGCGAGGCCGTCAGGATGAACGACCGCACCCGGCAATACCTCGGGATCGACGAGTCGGCCGACGGGGAGTCGGCCGACGAGGAGTCGACGAACCTCCCCGCCGGGACCGTCTTCGACGAGGACGGCGAGGAGGTCCCGCCGGGCGAACGGCCCTACGAGCGGCCGCTCCGGACGGGCGAACCGGTGAGGGACTGGGTCGGCCGGTTCGACCTCCCGGGGCTCGGCGAGCGGTGGCTCTCGATCGACGCCGTCCCGCTGACCGACGACGGGGCGGTCGAGCGCGTCGTCGTCTCCGCGGAGGACGTGACCCAGCTCAAAGAACAGGCCCAGCGGCTCGAACGGCGACGCGAGGACCTCGAACACGAACTGGACGAGGTGCTCGAACGCATCGACGACGGGTTCTTCGCGCTCGACGAGGACTGGCGGTTCAGCTACGTCAACGAGCGGGCGGCCGCGCTGCTCGACCGCGACCGCCACGAACTCGTCGGCCGGAGCGTCTGGGACGCCTTCCCCGCGGCCGGCGGCACGACGTTCCAGGAGCAGTACGAGCGCGCCCGGGAGACCGGCGAGTCAGTCTCCTTCGAGGCGTACTTCCCGCCGCTCTCGACCTGGTTCGAGGTGTCGGCCCACCCCTCCGAGAGCGGGATCTCCGTGTACTTCCGGGACGTGACCGATCGGAAGGCCCGCGAACGCGAGCTCGAACGCTACGAGCGGATCGTCGAGACCGTCGAGGACGGCATCTACGTGGTCGACGAGGGCGGCTACTTCACGCAGGTCAACGAGACCTACGCCGCGATGGTCGATCGCGACCCCGACGAACTGGTCGGCGAACACGTCTCGGCGGTCGTCGACGACGAAGCGGTCGCCGCGGCCCGGCGGCTCGAGGACGCCCTCGCGGTCGACGAGCGGGCGACGGCGACGCTGGAGGCGACGCTGGCCGGTCCCGACGGCGAGGAGTGGATCGGCGAGGCGACGTTCTCGCTGATGGACGCCGAGGCCGGGGCGGGCGACGAGGACGACGGCCACGAGCGCATCGCCGTCGTCCGGGACGTGACCGAGCGCAAGGAACGCAAGCGCGAGCTCGAACAGTACGAGCGGATCGTCGAGACGGTCGGCGACGGCATCTACGCGCTGGACGACGACAGCCGGTTCGTGCTCGTCAACGAGTCGTTCTGCGAGATGCTCGGCTACGACCGCGAGGAGCTACTGGGGATGGAACCGACCGACATCTACGACGAGGAGTACGCCCCCGTCGTCGAGGAGCGGGCGGCGGCGGTCGCCGCGGGCGAGCGCGAGGCGGCGACCATCGAGTTCGAACTCTTCCGGAAGGACGGCACCGCCGTCCCGGTCGAGACCCGCTACGAACCGTTCCCCTACGGCGACGGCACCGGTCGCTGCGGCGTCGTCCGCGACATCTCCGAGCGCCTCGAACGCGAGCGGGAACTCCAGCGGCGAGTCCGCCAGCAGGCGGTCGTCACCGAGCTCGGCCAGCGCGCCCTCGAAGAGCGCGACCTCGACGCCCTGATGGCCGAGGCGGCCGAGGAGGTGGCGACGACGCTCGGCAACGACTACTGCAAGGTGCTCGAACTGGACGAGGCCGGCGAACAACTGCTGCTCCGTCAGGGCGTCGGGTGGGACGACGACCTCGTCGGCGAGGCGACGATCTCCGCCGTCGCGGACGACTCCCAGGCGGCGTACACCCTCCGGTCGGGCGACCCGGTCGTCGTCGAGGACCTCCGAAGCGAGCACCGGTTCAGCGGCCCGGATCTGCTGCGCGACCACGCCGTTCGCTCGGGGATCAGCGTCGTCGTCGGGTCGCCGGAGAACCCGTGGGGGATCCTCGGGACCCACGACACGGAACCCGGGGAGGCCTCCCAGCAGGACGTGAACTTCGTCCAGTCGGTGGCGACGGTGCTGGCGACGGCGATCAACCGCCACCGCTACGAGAACCGGCTCGTCCGCCGGCGCGAGCAACTGGCGGCGCTCAACAGCCTCAACGAGGTCGTCAACGGGATCACCGACGCCGTCGTCGACCAGTCGACCTGCGCGGAGATCGAACGGACGGTGTGCGAACACCTCGCCGCCGCCGACTCCTACCGGTTCGCCTGGATCGGCGAGGTCGACACCGCCGACCAGACCGTCGAGCCCCGCGCGAAGGCCGGCACGGACGGGTATCTGGAGGGGATCACGATCTCCATCGACTCGGACGACGAGCGCAGCGGCGGCCCGACCGGGCGCGCGTTCCGCACGGGCGAGGCGCAGGTCACCCGGGACATCCAGGCCAGCGACGCCCACGACCCCTGGCGCGAGCGCGTCGACAGCTACGGCGTCCGGTCGTCGGCGGCCATCCCCATCGTCCACGAGGGGACGACCTACGGCGTTCTGAACGTCTACGCCGGCCGGCCCGACGCCTTCGAGGGCCAGGAGCGGACGGTCCTGGCCCAGCTCGGCGAGGTCGTCGGCCACGCCATCGCCGCCGCCGAGCGCAAGCAGGCGCTGCTCTCGGACGAGGTGGTCGAGCTGGAGTTCCAGATCACCGACCTCTTCGAGGCGCTCGACCTCCCGGAACAGCCCGAGGGGCAGTTCTCGTTCGACCACGTCGTCCCCGTCGGCGACGACGAGTTTCTCGTCTACGGGACGGCCTCGGCGGCGGCCGTCGACACCGTCGAACGGCTGGTCGAGCGGCTCCCCCACTGGGCCGAGGTATCGTTCGCCGACGAGGAGGGCGAGGGCGAGCGCGGGTTCGAACTCCGGATGGTCGAGCCGCCCGTGCTGTCGACGCTCGCCTCGCTCGGCGGCTCCGTCGAGGAGGTCGTCGTCGAGGACGGCGACTACCGGATGACGCTGCACGTCTCGCCGACGGCCGACGTGCGACAGGTCATCGAGGCCGTGACCGACGCCTACCCCCGGGCGACGATGCTGCGCCGCCAGCAAGTGACCAGAGAGGACGCCCGGGCCCGCTCGACCCGGTCGCTGCTGGAGGGGCTGACCGACCGCCAGCGGACCACGCTCGAGGCGGCCTACCACGCCGGCTTCTTCGAGTGGCCCCGCGACGCCTCCGGCGAGGACGTGGCCGAGTCGCTGCAGGTCTCCCCGCCCACCTTCCACCAGCACCTCCGCAAGGCCGAGGGCAAGGTGTTCGGCGGCCTCTTCGAGGGGAGCGCCGACTGACGTTAGCCGATCCCGACCGCGGCTACTCCCGCCGGTCCAGCGCCGCCAATACGCCGCGGACGTTCATCGCCACCTCCGCGTCGGCCTTCTCGGCGCCCCACACCGCCCGCTCGGCGTCCGCCTCGGCGACGAAGCGGTCGATCACCGCCGCGTCCTCGCCCGACTCGGCCCGCGCCTCGGCGACCGCCTCGACCCATGAATCGAGCACCTCGGCGTACCGGTCCAGTTTGTCACCCGCCTCGGCCGGCCCGAAGTGGGCGTAACACAGCACCTCGGGGTCGATCTCCCGCAGGGTGTCGATATCGTCCCGACACCCCTCCGGGTCGAAGTTCGGCGGCGGGCTCGTCGGGAACACCTCGTCGCGACTCGGCGCGTAGATGCCCGCCGCGTCGGCGGTGAAGACCGCGTCGTTCTCGGGGTCGTGGAAGACGACCTGATGGGGGGCGTGGCCCGGCGCGTGGGACACCTCCAGCGCGTGGTCGCCCAGGTCGATCGTATCGCCGCCTTCGATCTCGACGATCCGTTCCTCTGGGACGGGGTCGGGCTGGGTGTAGAACTCGATCTGGTCACCGACCGCCGACTTCGTGCCTTCCCAGAGCCGTCCGGGGTCGGCCACGTGGGGCGCGCCGACCGGGTGGACGTACACGTCGGCGTTGGGGCACGCCTCGACGAGCAAGCCCGCGCCGCCCGCGTGGTCGAGGTGGACGTGCGTGAGCGCGATCACCTCGACGTCCTCGGGCGCGAGGTCCGCCTCGCGCACCAGATCCAGGACGCGCTCGTAGTTCGTGCCGATGCCGGTGTCGACCAGCGCCGGCCGGTCGTCGTCGATCAGGTAGACCGCCCCGTACGCCTCGGTGTCGTACATCCCCGTGTCGACGTAGGACAGATCCGTGCAGTCGCCGACCGTCACCGCGGACACGTCGCCGATGGCCATACCCCCGAATCGAACGGCGCCGAGTTAACCGTTCGGCCGGTCGCTTCGAGGCCGCTCCGTTCGTGAGCGTCCCTCCGGCAAAGAGGCGGGTCACACGTGCCGCCGGTGTGAGCGGCCCGGAGCGGATTCGCGATCAGTCGTCGGTGGCGGGTTCGGCGTCGGTGTCGGGGGCGGGACCGACGCCGGGGGCGTCCGTGAGGGAGGCGTCGCGCCAGGTGCCCAGGCGGTACCAGGCGAAGGCGATGGCGGCGCCGGCGAGGTTGGAGACGGCGAACGCGAGCCAGATCCCCTCGTAGCCCATCTCGCCGGACGCGAACCAGGCGACGGGGAGCCGGACGAGGCCGAGCATGGAGATCGAGATGGCGGCGGCGGTCAGGGTCTTGCCGGCGCCGCGGAACCCGCCCTTGTAGGCGTGGAAGATACCGGTGAAGCCGAAGGTCGGGGCGACGTAGCGGAGGAACAGGCGGCCGATCTCGACCACCTCGGGGTCGTCGGAGAAGATGGCGACGATGTTGGGGGCGCCGAGCCACGTGAGCACGCCGACCGCGGCGAGGACGCCGAACATGGCCTTGGCGGCGAAGTTGGTGGCGCGGCCGGCTCGCTCCTGCTCGCCGGCGCCGATGTTCTGACCGGCCATCGTCTCGACGCCGCGGCCGACGGCGATGGCGGGGAGGAAGATGACCGAGAACATGCGGACGCCGACGGTGTAGGCGGCGATGACCGTCTCGCCGAACGGGGTGACGATGGTCAGCATGAGCACGACCGCGATGGAGTTGCCGGTGTTCTCGATCGAGGCGGGGACGCCGACCCGGAGGATCTTCCGCAGATAGCTCAGGTCCGGCCACATCTCCGAGAGGTGGATCTGGACGCCGCGGTTGCCGCGGAACATGATCGCCATGCCGATGACCGTGGCGAGCGCCCGCGAGAAGATGGTCGCGTAGGCGGCGCCCTCGATGCCGAGCTCGGGGAAGACCCACCAGCCGAAGATGAGGAACGGGTCCAGCACCATGTTGACGACGACGGTGACGAACATGACGAGCATCGGCGTGATCGTGTCGCCGTAGCCGCGCATCAGCGACATGAACACGAAGAAGGCGAACATGAACACCATCCCGAGCGAGATGATCTGCAGGTAGCCGGTCGCGCCGGCGACGACGTTCTCGGGGCCGCCGATGAGGTCGAGCAGCCGCCCGACGTTGAGGTAGCCGAACGCGCCCAGCAGCAGCGACGCGATGATCGCGAAGGTGACGGTCTGGGAGGCGGCGAACTCCGCCTGCTCCTCGTCGTCGGCGCCGATGTTCTGGGCGACGAGGATGCTCCCGGCGATCGATATCCCGAGACCCAGCGAGATGAGGAAGAAGACGAGCGGGAACGCCATCCCGATGGCCGCCAGCGCCGTCTCGCTGTACTGACCGAGCCAGATGGTGTCGACGAGGTTGTACGCCGTCTGCAGCAGGTTGGTGACGACGATCGGCAGCGAGAGATAGAACAGCGGGCGGGGGATGTCGCCCGACGTGAGGTCGAACTCCTCGCGGTCCTTGAACACCATGTTCACTCGCCTGCGGACGCCGGCGACGAGGCGGTCGAGCCCGGAGTCGGCCATCAGTCGTCGCCTCCCGCGGCCGCCCGGCCGTCGGCGGCTCCGGTCGCGTCGCCGTCGGTGTCACGGTCCGCATCGCTCCCCGGGTCGAGGTCGACCGCCACGTCGGCGCCGGGGGCGACGAGGTTCTCGCGGACGTACGCGAGGAAGGTGTTGCGGACGCTCCCGTCGGTCTCCCCGAGGGCGACCCGGCGGGTGTTCACGCCGTCGACGAGCGTCGCGACGAAGGCGGCGGTGTCGTCGGGGTCCACGTCGGCGCGGATCGTCCCCTCCTCGATCCCGTCGGCGACGATCGACCGGACGCGACCGCGGACGAACGCGTCGACCCGCTCCAGCTGCTCGCGATAGGCCTCGACGTAGGGCCCCTGGGCCTTGATCTCCAGCAGCGCCGTCTGGAACTCCTCGAACTCGTCCGTCCCGGCGCCGTCGTTCGGATCGTCGCCACCCGTCCCGTCGTCATCCGTCCCGTCGTCGCTCGGTCCGTCGGGGCTCGACTCCGCTCGCGGCTCGTCCGTCCGCTCGGCCGGGCAGAGCAACTCGTCGACGAACCGAACCAGCCGCTCGACGGCGTCGTCGCCGTCGGTCGTCCCGACGTCGTCGGTGAACGCGTCGTAGAGGTGGTCGAGGAAGGCCAGCAGTAGCTCCTCCTTGGTGTCGAAGTGGTAGTGCAACGAGGCCTTGCTCTTGTCCGATTCGTCCGCGATGTCCTGCATCGTCAGATCCGCGTAGCCGTGTTCGCACAGCGCCCGGTAGGTGGCCCCCATGATAGCTTCCGGGGTGGAGCCGCCGGCCGCGGCGCTGTCCGTCGTTCCGGTCATTACCGATCTTAACTGACCGGTCAGTCAAAAGCGTTCCGAACTGACTGACCGGTTAGTCAACGACTGTCACGGGGCTCCCGCCGACCGGGAATCGACACGGAGATTGAAACGGCTCGGCGCCGTCGGTTCGAGTGGAGGCAACCCGTGACACACCACCCGGACCACGAGGTCGAACTGTTCAAAGACGAGGGCGCCTACGAGGTGTACGCCGACCTGCCGGGGTACGGCAGCGCGGACGTCGACCTCCGCTGGCACGACGGCCGGCTCCACGTCACCGCCGAACACCGGACCGACGAGGGGGAGACCCGCGTGTTCAACCGCCACGTCTCGGTGCCGCGACGGGTCGACGCCGACGCGATCTCGGCGACCTACAGCGACGACGTGCTGAAGGTGCGACTCCCGGTTTCCGACGACGACGCCCGACCCGGCACGCGGATCGAGGTCGGCGAGTAGACGGCGACCGCCGACCGCCCGGTGACTCCGTCCCGCCGGCGGCCCCGCCGGGGCGCTCACACCCAGTCCAGCTCGGGGTCGATCCGGTCGGGAGGCGTCTCATCGGCCAGCGCCGCCCGGACGTTCGCTGCGACGGTCTCGTGGAGGTCCGCGCGGGCCTCTTCGGAGTACCACGCGGCGTGAGGGGTCAGGATCGCGTCGTCGCGATCGAACAGCGGCGACCCCTCGGGCGGCTCCTCGGCGAACACGTCCAGCCCGGCGGCCGCGACCTCGCCCGCTTCGAGCGCGTCGGCCAGCGCGGCCTCGTCGACGACGCCGCCGCGGCCGGTGTTGACGACGACCGCGTGGTCGACCAGCCGCTCGAACGCGGCGGCGTCGACCGCGTCACGGGTCTCCTCGGTCAGCGGCGCGTTCACAGAGAGGAGGTCGGTCCGGTCGAGTAGCTGGTCGAAATCGACCTTCTCCACCTCGTCGGCGGCCATCTCCTCGGCGTCGACGTAGGGATCGTAGGCGACGGCGTCGACGCCGAACCCCGCGACCAGTTCGCGAACGCGACGAGCGATCGGTCCGTAGGAGACGAACCCGAGCGTGAGCCCCGAGAGGCGGTGGATCTCGCCGCCGGCCCGCCAGTCCCAGCCGCCGGTTTTCACGTCGCGGTCGTACCGGCCCAGCGAACGGAGACAGGCGAGCAGCAGCGCCACGGTGTGAGTCGCCACCTCCTCGGTGCAGTACTCGGGGACGTTCGTCACGACCACGTCGCGCTCGGCCGCGGCGCCCACGTCGATGGTGTCGACGCCGACGCCCGCTCGCGCGACGATCCGCAGGTCCGGGCACGCGTCCAGCACCTCGGCGGTCACCGGCGTCGACACGTCCGCGACGAGCGCGTCGGCGTCGGCCGCGGCCTCGCGGACCGCGTCCACGGTGTCGGTCTCGGCGACGGTGACGGTCGCGTCCGGCCCCAGGCGCTCGCCCAGCAGTTCCGCGTCGATCATCGGGTCGTCGCTCGCGACGGCTTCCATACGCCGAGTCGGGACCGACCCGGCATAAAGGCGGCCGGCCGTTCCCGCTCGCCGGGGTCGCCCGCGCCGCCCACGGGGACAGTCGCCCGCGCCGCTCGCTTCCGCGTTGAGAGCGTTCAAGTACCGGCCGGGAGAACGCGGGAGCATGTCACGCGACCCCGCCGCTCTCGCCGAGGCGTACCTGCCCCGACTGCGGGAGAACCTCCGCGAGACGGTGATCGACTTCTGGTACCCCCGCGCCGTCGACACCGAACACGGCGGCTTCCGCACCAGCTACGACGCCGAGGGGGCGTTCGCCGGCAACGACCGCAAGATGATCGTCACCCAGGCGCGGATGCTCTGGTTCTCCGCGCGGCTCTACCGCGCCGGCTACGGCGACGAACTGCTCGACGCCGCCGAGCGCGGCTTCGACTTCCTCACCGGGGAGATGCGCGACGACGACCACGGCGGCTACTACTGGGAGGTCGAGCGCGACGGCGAGGTCGTCAAGCCGAACAAGCACATGTACGGCCAGTCGTTCGTCCTCTACGGCCTCGCCGAGTACTACCGCGCCAGCGACGACGAGGCCGCCCGCGAGGCCGCCGTCGACCTGTTCGAGCGCTTCGAGGACGAAGCCTACGACGAGGACAACGGCGGCTACGTCGAGTACTTCGAGCCCGACTGGACGCCGATCACCGACGGGGGCACCTACCTCGACAACATCGAACCCGACTGGTCGCCCAAGGAGGACGTCGACGCCGAACTCGACCCGACGACGAAACTGATGAACACCCACCTCCACCTCATGGAGGCCTTTACCACCTTCTACGAGGTCACCGGCCACGACCTGGCCGGCAAACGCCTCTCGGAACTGCTCACTATCAACACCAACACGGTCGTCCGGAAGAAGCTGGGCGCCTGCACCGACAAGTACGCCCCCGACTGGCAGCCCCTGCTGGACGACGAGAACTACCGGATCGTCTCCTACGGCCACGACGTGGAGAACGTCTGGCTGACGATGGACGCCGCCGACGCGCTGGACACCTCGCTGAACTACTACCGCGATCTCTACGAGACGCTCTGGGACTACTCGCTCGAATACGGCTACGACGACGACCACGGCGGCTTCTACTTCTACGGCCCCTTCGAGGAGCCCGCCACGAGCCGGATCAAGGCCTGGTGGGTCCAGGCCGAGGCGCTGACCAGCGCCCTGCGGATGTACGAACTCACCGGCGAGGACCGCTACGCCGACGTGTTCGCCGAGACGTACGACTTTATCGACGAGTACCACGTCGACCGCGAGGTGGGTGAGTGGCACTCCGGCGTCACCGAGGACCTCGAAGCCGTCGGCCGCAAGGGCGCGATGTACAAGGGCGCCTACCACAACGGCCGCGCGCTGATCGAGTGCATCGAGGCGCTGGAGCGGTTGCGGGACGCCTGAAGGCGGTCGTCGGCCGGGCCGGCGGTGCGTCCCGCCGATCCGAGGTGCTTCGAAACGGGAGGCTCATGTGCGAGCGTCCGATAGAGTCGCCCATCCCAGAGGGGAGGCTACTATGACACGCGAGGGACACTCATGACACGGCAGACGAGCGGGAGTCCGTACGCCCC
The window above is part of the Halosimplex rubrum genome. Proteins encoded here:
- a CDS encoding MBL fold metallo-hydrolase, which translates into the protein MAIGDVSAVTVGDCTDLSYVDTGMYDTEAYGAVYLIDDDRPALVDTGIGTNYERVLDLVREADLAPEDVEVIALTHVHLDHAGGAGLLVEACPNADVYVHPVGAPHVADPGRLWEGTKSAVGDQIEFYTQPDPVPEERIVEIEGGDTIDLGDHALEVSHAPGHAPHQVVFHDPENDAVFTADAAGIYAPSRDEVFPTSPPPNFDPEGCRDDIDTLREIDPEVLCYAHFGPAEAGDKLDRYAEVLDSWVEAVAEARAESGEDAAVIDRFVAEADAERAVWGAEKADAEVAMNVRGVLAALDRRE
- a CDS encoding MATE family efflux transporter, which encodes MADSGLDRLVAGVRRRVNMVFKDREEFDLTSGDIPRPLFYLSLPIVVTNLLQTAYNLVDTIWLGQYSETALAAIGMAFPLVFFLISLGLGISIAGSILVAQNIGADDEEQAEFAASQTVTFAIIASLLLGAFGYLNVGRLLDLIGGPENVVAGATGYLQIISLGMVFMFAFFVFMSLMRGYGDTITPMLVMFVTVVVNMVLDPFLIFGWWVFPELGIEGAAYATIFSRALATVIGMAIMFRGNRGVQIHLSEMWPDLSYLRKILRVGVPASIENTGNSIAVVLMLTIVTPFGETVIAAYTVGVRMFSVIFLPAIAVGRGVETMAGQNIGAGEQERAGRATNFAAKAMFGVLAAVGVLTWLGAPNIVAIFSDDPEVVEIGRLFLRYVAPTFGFTGIFHAYKGGFRGAGKTLTAAAISISMLGLVRLPVAWFASGEMGYEGIWLAFAVSNLAGAAIAFAWYRLGTWRDASLTDAPGVGPAPDTDAEPATDD
- a CDS encoding TetR/AcrR family transcriptional regulator, which codes for MTGTTDSAAAGGSTPEAIMGATYRALCEHGYADLTMQDIADESDKSKASLHYHFDTKEELLLAFLDHLYDAFTDDVGTTDGDDAVERLVRFVDELLCPAERTDEPRAESSPDGPSDDGTDDDGTGGDDPNDGAGTDEFEEFQTALLEIKAQGPYVEAYREQLERVDAFVRGRVRSIVADGIEEGTIRADVDPDDTAAFVATLVDGVNTRRVALGETDGSVRNTFLAYVRENLVAPGADVAVDLDPGSDADRDTDGDATGAADGRAAAGGDD
- a CDS encoding Hsp20/alpha crystallin family protein, whose amino-acid sequence is MTHHPDHEVELFKDEGAYEVYADLPGYGSADVDLRWHDGRLHVTAEHRTDEGETRVFNRHVSVPRRVDADAISATYSDDVLKVRLPVSDDDARPGTRIEVGE
- a CDS encoding C-terminal binding protein, which produces MEAVASDDPMIDAELLGERLGPDATVTVAETDTVDAVREAAADADALVADVSTPVTAEVLDACPDLRIVARAGVGVDTIDVGAAAERDVVVTNVPEYCTEEVATHTVALLLACLRSLGRYDRDVKTGGWDWRAGGEIHRLSGLTLGFVSYGPIARRVRELVAGFGVDAVAYDPYVDAEEMAADEVEKVDFDQLLDRTDLLSVNAPLTEETRDAVDAAAFERLVDHAVVVNTGRGGVVDEAALADALEAGEVAAAGLDVFAEEPPEGSPLFDRDDAILTPHAAWYSEEARADLHETVAANVRAALADETPPDRIDPELDWV
- a CDS encoding AGE family epimerase/isomerase, which codes for MSRDPAALAEAYLPRLRENLRETVIDFWYPRAVDTEHGGFRTSYDAEGAFAGNDRKMIVTQARMLWFSARLYRAGYGDELLDAAERGFDFLTGEMRDDDHGGYYWEVERDGEVVKPNKHMYGQSFVLYGLAEYYRASDDEAAREAAVDLFERFEDEAYDEDNGGYVEYFEPDWTPITDGGTYLDNIEPDWSPKEDVDAELDPTTKLMNTHLHLMEAFTTFYEVTGHDLAGKRLSELLTINTNTVVRKKLGACTDKYAPDWQPLLDDENYRIVSYGHDVENVWLTMDAADALDTSLNYYRDLYETLWDYSLEYGYDDDHGGFYFYGPFEEPATSRIKAWWVQAEALTSALRMYELTGEDRYADVFAETYDFIDEYHVDREVGEWHSGVTEDLEAVGRKGAMYKGAYHNGRALIECIEALERLRDA